A region from the Cannabis sativa cultivar Pink pepper isolate KNU-18-1 chromosome 9, ASM2916894v1, whole genome shotgun sequence genome encodes:
- the LOC115724119 gene encoding uncharacterized protein LOC115724119 yields the protein MEEEAKKELRMLEEQYPNRYECLKLELNHFISLLHSSHQATSQLIPTTTTTATTQESTSRRKKKKSTTTENYRSRYLVESIAEDQTGQELDDEKQKISKKRDRVEVVLERAHACLRKIKNFKASLLS from the exons ATGGAAGAAGAGGCGAAGAAGGAGCTTCGTATGCTGGAAGAACAATATCCCAACCGTTATGAGTGCCTTAAGCTTGAACTCAACCACTTCATCTCTCTCCTTCACTCCTCACATCAAGCAACTTCTCAGCTTATTCCTACTACAACTACTACTGCCACTACTCAAG AATCAACGAgcagaaggaagaagaagaagagtactACAACCGAAAATTACAGGAGCAGATACTTGGTGGAATCAATTGCAGAAGACCAAACAGGGCAAGAGTTAGATGATGAGAAGCAGAAGATAAGTAAGAAAAGGGATAGAGTTGAAGTAGTTCTTGAGAGAGCTCATGCTTGTCTCAGAAAGATTAAAAACTTCAAAGCATCCTTATTATCATGA
- the LOC115724118 gene encoding uncharacterized protein LOC115724118, producing MAMTSNIKVSIFADTTLGTRIAMAVPPEITAVDFKRKFERVHCKYFAGSGEIEVCGLMVKKKSRFYYLPDSIPMKYAFQGVRGTWFLHVEAKTSAKCFGTCLLGLAVENSFASADKSSTKGERKKYQDIEVQSHKSTLEGSRCDGVSNKKTKRERKEWFLDYNANENGIKCTSSDTKTAVVNANKISDHSTLVKEVEPPYPQAPTSMTEVPSEIFSEAKSVTSLIKRYFPHSNEINNFSSPASSDATSKIRKRRKKYSKTKLDDRVEFFPKLAEWSPSEIRGPEVGRRLQMASNNLGSSASKKKSAIYFSRSKDKKVLGFDAPLTKWSVFEISDSDG from the exons ATGGCAATGACATCAAATATTAAAGTCTCAATTTTCGCAGACACCACCTTAGGCACTCGCATAGCTATGGCCGTCCCTCCAGAGATCACTGCAGTAGATTTTAAGA GGAAATTTGAGAGAGTGCACTGTAAATACTTTGCAGGATCAGGAGAGATAGAAGTTTGTGGGTTAATG GTTAAGAAAAAGTCACGCTTCTATTACCTGCCTGACTCAATTCCTATGAAGTATGCTTTCCAGGGAGTGAGGGGCACCTGGTTTCTTCATGTTGAAGCCAAAACTTCAGCCAAATGTTTTGGTACGTGTTTACTTGGTTTAGCTGTTGAAAATTCCTTTGCAAGCGCAGACAAGAGCAGTACAAAAGGTGAGAGAAAGAAATATCAGGACATTGAAGTACAGAGTCATAAATCTACACTTGAGGGGAGTAGGTGTGATGGTGTATCAAACAAGAAGACGAAGAGAGAAAGGAAAGAATGGTTTTTAGATTACAATGCTAATGAAAATGGGATCAAGTGCACTAGTTCTGACACAAAAACTGCAGTTGTAAATGCTAACAAGATTTCTGATCACTCTACATTGGTTAAAGAAGTTGAACCTCCATATCCTCAGGCTCCTACATCAATGACAGAAGTCCCAAGTGAAATATTTTCAGAAGCCAAATCTGTTACTAGCCTCATTAAGAGATACTTTCCTCACTCAAACGAGATTAACAATTTCTCAAGTCCTGCAAGTTCTGATGCTACTTCTAAAATTCGAAAGCGGAGGAAGAAATACTCAAAGACCAAATTAGATGATCGAGTTGAATTCTTTCCCAAGCTTGCTGAATGGAGTCCCTCAGAAATACGTGGACCCGAAGTTGGGAGACGTCTCCAAATGGCGTCAAATAATCTTGGATCTTCCGCAAGCAAAAAAAAGTCTGCAATTTATTTCAGCAGATCTAAAGATAAAAAAGTGTTAGGGTTTGATGCTCCTTTGACTAAATGGTCAGTTTTTGAGATCAGTGACAGTGATGGCTAA